The following nucleotide sequence is from Kiritimatiella glycovorans.
CGTCAGGATGATCCGCGGCGGTTCGTCGCCGCGGCAGGCCTGCAGCGTACGGAGCCGCGCGGCGGCCCGTCCCGCCTCCGTCTCGTCGTCTCCGGCCTCCGCGGATTCGCGGGAGGGGAACACCCGCACGTTTTCGGGCGACCCGCCGGACAGCGCGCCGACGGTCGCCTCCAGTCGCGCGAGCGCCTCCGGGCCTTCCGTGACCCAGCACTGCGGTTCGGTCTGTGTTTCGGCCAGCTCCAGGGCGATCAGCGCCTGGGCCGTCACCGGAAGCTCCGCCAGCCGCTGCGGCGAATCGGCGGCAAAGACGAAGGCGAGGGTCTGCCGGTCCCGGGGCGACAGGGAGGGTTTCTGAAGCGGCGTTTTCACAAAAATCTTCGGGCTAGATCGACTCCAGGCTGCCCTTGAGCATGGAGATATCGAGGGCGAGGGCCATTGCGCCGGAATGGCTTTCCATGTCGCCGGTGATCTCCTCGATCGACTGGATCAGGCGCGGGAGCTGTTCATCGGGCACGAGTGCGAAGACGGTGCGGTGGAACTCTTCGCGCGTTCCGAGAAAGTTCATGAAGCTCGCAAAGAGCGGAACCCGGGTGAGAATGTTGCCCATGCCGCGCGATTCCAGCACCGACGCGCCGCGGATCCCCATTTCCACGAAAAGTTCCATCACCTCCGTCACGAGGTCCTCTTCCTGCAGCACCAGCATCAGCAGTTTGCGGCGGCGCGCGCCCCCTTCCGCGCTCTCCGGAGAGGCATGACGCATGAAGCTCTCGTAGAGCGCCGTCGCGGTGGGAGCTTTGCGCAGTTCGCGCCGGGCCGACTCGTTGCGCAGGACGCCGGAGATTTCCGCCAGAACTTTCACGTACTCATTCGGCTTCTCCTCCGGTCCCGCGAGGAAACAGAACAGGTGGGCTTTCTTCCCGTCCAGCGCATCGAACGCCGCGCCCCGCGGCGACAGTCCGATGCCGAGCACAAACTGTTTCAGCCCGGGCAGGCGGCAGTGCGGCAGCGCGAGGCCGTCGCCGAATCCCGTCGAGCCGAGCTGTTCGCGCTCGCGCAGCGCCGCCGCGATCTGTTCCTGCGTGAATCCGCTCAGCGCGTCATGTTCCTTCAGGATCTCCGCAATCTCGTTGAGCATGTCTTCTTTTCTGCGGGCGTGCAGCCGCACGCGGCAGAGATCGCGGTTTAAGATGTCGCTCAGGTTCATGATTCAATAAGGCCTGTTTTTGATCCGCGTCCCAAGCACGATTTCAGGTTCCACGTAATTTTTTGAGGTGATCCCGATCTTAGTCGAGTTCCCACTCCTTCTTACGCGGCCATGGTCACGAGTTCTTCTCCATTCCCCTGACGATTGCGAACCGGGAGAGCGGGGGGCCGGCGAGTTCGTTCACGAACACGGCGAAGAGCACGATATTGGCGATCCTCATCAGCCACTGCTGGACCTCCGGGGATCCGCGTGCGGCCAGGGGGGAAGCCTGGAGGAAGAGGACCAGGCCGATCGCCACGCCCGCCTGCGGCAGCATGGAGAGCCCGAGGTAGTTGCGAACCGAGGCGGGCGCCCGGCAGGCGCGGGCTCCCGCCCAGACTCCTGCGTACTTGCCGGTCGCGCGCGCGATCACGTAGATCGATCCCAGCGCGAGGACCCAGGGGTCGCCGAGCACGGCGATATCCAGTTCGGTGCCCGCGATCGCGAAAAAGGCGGCGTAGAGCGGCGGCGTGAGGGGGGTGATGACCCTGAAGAGCGCGTGGCGGTGGTTGGAGATGTTTGCGAGCACCGCTCCCGCCATCATGTTCGTCAGCAGCGGCGAGAGTTCCAGCGAGATGGCCACCGCGGTGAACAGGAAGATCGAACCCAGCGCGATGATCAGCCGCTCGTTATCGCGTTTCACGCGCCACGTGAACAGACGCATGAGAAGCCCCTGCGCCGCGCCCAGCCCGATCGCGGAAACGATCTCGGTCACCGCATGCACGACTACCGTCATGCCCCCGGTTGCCTGCGCCGCGGCGGGCCCGATAAACGTGAACACGAACGCGTAGACCGCGGAAAAGAGCAGTACGCATCCCGCGTCGTCCAGCGCCACCACTCCGTAGAGCGTATCGACGAAGTCGCCCCGCGCGCGGAGGTTCTGGATGATGACCACCGTGGCGGCCGGTGCGGTGGCGCTGGCGATGGCCCCCAGCAGCATGGAGTAGGACCACGCGAGACCGGCGGCGAAGAGCGCCAGGGCGACGATAAAGAACGTGCCGAAGAGCTGGACGAGGGTGATGGTCAGGATGCCGGGACCGAGCCGGCGGATCTTCGGCAGCGCGAATTCGCTGCCGATCGTGATGGCGATAATGCCGAGCGCCACCTCCGTCACCGTCCGCAGCGTCTTCGTCATCTCCGCATGGATCACGCCGGTGACGGCGTCGCCCAGAAGAAGCCCGGCGACGATATAGCCGGTGATGGCCGGGAGCCGGACCCTTTCGGCCAGCTTGCCCGCAAAATATCCGATCACCAGCAGCACCCCCATGCTGAACACGATGTGGTCGTTGAACGTGTCCCGCAGGTGCAACAGGGCGTCGATAAGTATCTGCATGCTGGTTGCCGGTGAATGATGAACGGCCTACCCGGTAACATAATATAAGGCGGAAGACCAGCGCGGCGTCCTTCCGGCCGCCCGGCCGCCAGAACCCTGCGCTTTGGGTTTGCGGTCGGGCGGCCCGAACCGTAGAGTCTGCATTTTGAACGCGGCGACCTGGAGGCGTGGATTCCGATGGCGAAAAAG
It contains:
- a CDS encoding PTS sugar transporter subunit IIA, with the protein product MNLSDILNRDLCRVRLHARRKEDMLNEIAEILKEHDALSGFTQEQIAAALREREQLGSTGFGDGLALPHCRLPGLKQFVLGIGLSPRGAAFDALDGKKAHLFCFLAGPEEKPNEYVKVLAEISGVLRNESARRELRKAPTATALYESFMRHASPESAEGGARRRKLLMLVLQEEDLVTEVMELFVEMGIRGASVLESRGMGNILTRVPLFASFMNFLGTREEFHRTVFALVPDEQLPRLIQSIEEITGDMESHSGAMALALDISMLKGSLESI
- a CDS encoding cation:proton antiporter; this encodes MQILIDALLHLRDTFNDHIVFSMGVLLVIGYFAGKLAERVRLPAITGYIVAGLLLGDAVTGVIHAEMTKTLRTVTEVALGIIAITIGSEFALPKIRRLGPGILTITLVQLFGTFFIVALALFAAGLAWSYSMLLGAIASATAPAATVVIIQNLRARGDFVDTLYGVVALDDAGCVLLFSAVYAFVFTFIGPAAAQATGGMTVVVHAVTEIVSAIGLGAAQGLLMRLFTWRVKRDNERLIIALGSIFLFTAVAISLELSPLLTNMMAGAVLANISNHRHALFRVITPLTPPLYAAFFAIAGTELDIAVLGDPWVLALGSIYVIARATGKYAGVWAGARACRAPASVRNYLGLSMLPQAGVAIGLVLFLQASPLAARGSPEVQQWLMRIANIVLFAVFVNELAGPPLSRFAIVRGMEKNS